In one window of Helianthus annuus cultivar XRQ/B chromosome 17, HanXRQr2.0-SUNRISE, whole genome shotgun sequence DNA:
- the LOC110924815 gene encoding replication protein A 70 kDa DNA-binding subunit C-like — MENNHITMFRSLNAHSTNYTIKAKIISMWDKKMNGYDNQIYRVDMLLMDEEGAFIQCSCLHKLFKRFLKFLVVDDCLLIHKPSLAKDTTKIKVTGKDQKLSFYAFTSVLKTDNWSGPRYLFKFTDFKSVLSKKIEVNTPIDFIGYLVVSYPIEDANRKDGSKTKRMTITLKDLEDQKISVTLWENYAITLSNYMNDKNRPAHVVILVHFGTVNIYQGKVGLTNMFEASRVFINSDIHEIKEFKDRYLEKEFSKSSSSKQSCSQVISNAEDEFLNAEDFVMNGFIASIDVEKKVIIVGTVIAISIDKPWYYLSCNVCKKQIEEKTELVERDDGSFDVLDDKSFECINPDCDAVDIVPVHRYKIPLRVQDSTGTISCTLFDYEAIKLLKKTSKELLDIYSKVDTSTEGSFQSLPSEFDVLLNKKFAFQIKISSFNITNQVENYGISMLSSDEDLLSALEKKWKVNESDFSESNVQSLSDSVGNVKGLGKFQESQSVMGDSVTPDPIDGSDQEATKFDNIKRNLEDVYDVDAVDSSSTKRRNSPGKVEINDAVGLDLLTPKIEK, encoded by the exons ATGGAGAACAATCATATTACTATGTTCAGGTCACTTAATGCTCATTCCACCAATTATACCATCAAAGCTAAGATCATATCTATGTGGGATAAAAAAATGAATGGTTATGATAACCAGATCTATCGTGTTGACATGTTGTTAATGGATGAAGAG GGTGCCTTCATTCAATGTAGCTGTTTACATAAGCTTTTCAAACGTTTCCTTAAGTTTTTGGTAGTTGATGACTGTTTATTGATTCATAAACCATCCCTAGCCAAAGATACAACCAAAATTAAGGTTACCGGAAAAGATCAGAAACTATCTTTTTATGCTTTCACATCTGTTCTGAAAACTGATAACTGGTCTGGTCCTCGGTACTTATTTAAATTCACTGATTTTAAATCTGTGTTGAGTAAAAAGATTGAAGTGAATACACCAATAG ATTTCATCGGTTATTTGGTTGTCTCATATCCTATTGAAGATGCAAATAGGAAGGATGGATCTAAAACAAAACGAATGACCATTACCTTGAAGGATCTCGA AGATCAAAAGATTAGTGTAACGTTGTGGGAAAATTATGCAATCACTTTGTCAAACTACATGAATGACAAAAATCGACCTGCTCATGTGGTTATACTTGTCCATTTTGGAACAGTTAACATATATCAAG GTAAAGTTGGACTGACTAACATGTTTGAAGCAAGTCGTGTCTTCATAAATTCTGATATTCATGAGATCAAAGAATTCAAAGACAG ATATCTTGAGAAGGAGTTTTCTAAATCATCTTCAAGTAAACAATCATGCTCCCAAGTGATATCGAATGCAGAAGATGAGTTTCTAAATGCTGAAGATTTTGTTATGAACGGTTTTATTGCTTCTATTGACGTG GAGAAAAAGGTTATCATTGTTGGTACTGTTATAGCTATTTCAATTGATAAGCCGTGGTATTATTTATCATGCAATGTTTGTAAGAAGCAAATTGAAGAGAAAACTGAGTTGGTTGAAAGAGATGATGGCAGTTTTGACGTGTTGGATGACAAGTCGTTTGAGTGTATAAACCCAGATTGTGATGCTGTTGACATTGTTCCTGTTCATCG ATACAAGATACCTCTAAGGGTTCAGGATTCAACTGGAACCATTTCCTGTACTTTGTTTGATTATGAGGCTATTAAGCTTTTGAAAAAAACCTCGAAAGAACTGCTAGATATCTACTCGAAG GTTGACACTTCCACTGAAGGATCGTTTCAATCACTTCCATCTGAGTTTGATGTGTTGTTGAACAAGAAGTTTGCATTCCAAATAAAAATTTCCAGTTTTAACATTACCAACCAGGTTGAAAACTATGGGATTTCAATGTTATCTTCCGATGAGGATCTACTTTCTGCTTTGGAGAAAAAATGGAAAGTTAATGAG TCTGACTTTTCGGAGTCAAATGTTCAAAGTTTGTCAGATTCAGTTGGTAATGTCAAAGGTTTAGGGAAG TTTCAGGAATCTCAATCTGTGATGGGTGACAGCGTTACGCCAGATCCTATAGATGGTAGTGATCAAGAAGCGACGAAGTTCGATAACATTAAACGTAATCTGGAAGATGTTTATGATGTTGATGCTGTTGATAGCTCTTCTACTAAACGTCGTAACAGTCCTGGGAAAGTTGAAATCAACGATGCTGTCGGCTTGGATCTCCTGACgccaaaaattgagaaataa
- the LOC118488882 gene encoding F-box/kelch-repeat protein At3g06240-like → MERIGDDMIFEEILSRLPAKVVCRFKCVSKQWCYELSTPKFVFIHTRRVVNSIQKKLLSLNENSIVVDDIVSGNLQVNSRKTVTFPIDVHPSLLSIMCSFNGLILVCIKRSYNELVLWNPTTRRFKVISDDYFSRYFGRHTDTGGMYCDEDNDIKVLHINCYWDVVTARVYSRRNDSWRKLNFLNGTHLGSNFYSWSPGIYSGKTIYFTVSNYWIPPGERNIVAFDVISESFSILRFPERIQVNPCQAHFLSISNKLHVIVVQYAGELIADLVKYEQDDWINVFSFNKARIVQHLEPQQRTNIIQDNKWLITSIWGDTVEVLLCNDSLKYIKHVDCYNGPKGALFFETILLPFY, encoded by the coding sequence ATGGAACGTATTGGGGATGACATGATTTTTGAAGAGATCTTATCGAGACTACCTGCGAAGGTAGTTTGTCGTTTCAAATGTGTTTCTAAACAATGGTGTTATGAATTATCTACACCAAAGTTCGTTTTCATCCATACTCGCCGAGTTGTAAACTCAATACAAAAGAAGCTGCTCTCCTTGAATGAAAATTCCATTGTCGTTGACGACATAGTATCTGGCAACTTACAAGTCAATTCTAGGAAAACCGTAACTTTTCCAATCGATGTCCATCCATCCCTTTTAAGCATTATGTGTTCGTTTAACGGACTGATTTTAGTTTGCATTAAAAGGAGTTACAATGAGCTCGTACTTTGGAACCCAACGACTAGACGTTTTAAGGTGATATCGGACGACTACTTTAGTCGTTATTTTGGTCGACACACCGATACTGGTGGAATGTACTGTGACGAGGACAACGATATTAAAGTGCTTCATATTAATTGTTACTGGGACGTAGTTACCGCTCGTGTATATTCACGACGTAATGACTCATGGAGAAAATTGAATTTCTTGAACGGGACTCACTTAGGTTCAAACTTTTATTCATGGTCTCCTGGAATTTATTCCGGCAAAACAATATATTTCACTGTTTCCAATTACTGGATTCCACCTGGTGAAAGGAACATTGTTGCTTTCGATGTTATATCTGAATCTTTCAGTATACTTCGTTTTCCGGAGCGTATTCAAGTCAATCCTTGCCAAGCACATTTTCTATCAATTTCCAACAAGCTCCATGTCATTGTCGTTCAATATGCAGGTGAACTAATTGCAGATTTGGTCAAATATGAACAGGATGACTGGATCAATGTATTTTCTTTCAATAAGGCTCGCATAGTTCAACATTTGGAGCCGCAGCAAAGGACAAATATAATTCAAGATAACAAGTGGTTGATAACCAGTATTTGGGGAGATACTGTTGAAGTTCTCCTTTGCAATGATTCTTTGAAgtatattaaacatgttgactgCTACAACGGACCGAAAGGCGCATTATTTTTCGAGACAATCCTTTTGCCTTTCTATTAG
- the LOC110888788 gene encoding uncharacterized protein LOC110888788, with the protein MSKRTFNFRSPTSSSGKSKQFDVNSVLDRTPLSNISNVIDTGERRRIRKRILESKRSKNKTSSSNVGVTLRDKENSSHVSNVTNQIDMTISFQRSVDATLSSYTNSNYIGDFDRIPLSAISTVIDTAERRSIRKAIIDKKKGKKKTSTTNVDVGIRGKENVSQVSNVTHNINTTIPLHGSLNGMPALLDTNFSSNDNLQNNDLSVCTPGVYSINSNILTYTNSTSASNRTSLSKLSAGKRKLKHKSRDLSPVVMQSLESGDPSNAEIFVPDPYKGISSEYIDHGDQVVICDICHARLPKLEKVDSKINKGNAPFIYRISGQNFHSLGSLKPANGKQAKFSQLYIYDTENEVYNRQSVLGQQVTSHEQELDVEIIGYLKDFLDSHNELVKSYRMVRNHFQQNPGANLKLRLIYNRDKDGRTYNLPSSTEVAALIVDDLDASVDRRDIVVETQSGMLKRISELHPSYLALQYPIFFPFGDDGYRIDIPHRDGVTTKKKIRPKCTMREFFAYQIQDRISGYSLVLNGRRLFQQFLVDAYTMVESERLNFIRGKQKNLRSETFENLQKYKHTGQENLSNTGQKVILPSSFTGGARFMQQNYLDAMALCKWFGYPDFFITITCNPKWPEISRFLKDTSIKPEDRPDILCRLFKMKLDSMIKDLKDNKFFGEINAVVYTVEFQKRGLPHAHICLFMKVDHKLPTVDHIDPFISAEIPDKSEDPQLYSLVSEYMIHGPCGNADLSCPCMVDKRCSKRFPKKFSAQTIIDSSGFPVYQRRDCGRTVIKKAGSIKYLFKYINKGPDRATAVVFCEAEGSSIQKPKDEIKEYYDCRYISACEASWRIFSNEVHYRYPAVMRLPFHLPGQHNVVYGADDDIEDVLSKPSVASSMFLKWFELNQRDDEACKLTYVEFPQKYVWNVKDRRWQIRKRYQTVGRIHSVSIASGEPYYLRILLNKVRGPKSFEDIRTVNGELFPTFKDACYAMGLLDDDNEYVEAIKEASFDGHCRYLRALFATMLLTNTLTRPEFVWDKTWHLLGDDILYRRRKEKRIPDLTLPEDQLKNQILFEIENYLISKGSSLSKFTTMSYPDHHSLRQITNRLINDELSQDTNELQTEFCQMKECLTEEQSKVLNEIMHAIDSQNGGLFFVYGYGGTGKTFLWKTLASAIRSKGQIVLNVASSGIASLLLSKGRTAHSRFKIPINLTEDSMCHIKPNDDVADLLKEAKLIIWDEAPMVHKHAFEALDRTMKDVLSSSMGHQSELPFGGKVIVFGGDFRQILPVIPNGTRQQIVNASLSSSYIWSECKVLKLTKNMRLTVGAQTSNVESIEKFARWLLDIGEGNLGSENDGEALIEIPDDLAITDLDDPIQSLIDFVYPSILENYKKSGFFSERAILAPKNEVVHEINDRLLSLFPGEEKEYLSSDSICQTEQVLDSFQQDLYSADNLNALKIAGLPNHKLVLKVGVPVMLLRNIDQQSGLCNGTRLQITFLGKRVIEAEVISGGNIGTRVYIPRISMIPSDKKIPFQFQRRQFPLSVCFAMTINKSQGQSLLRVGLYLKDPVFSHGQLYVALSRVKTREGVKILAYDADGKPSKQTSNVVYKEIFGNL; encoded by the exons ATGTCAAAGAGAACCTTTAATTTTCGTTCACCAACATCATCATCTGGTAAATCTAAACAGTTTGATGTTAACA GTGTTTTGGATAGAACTCCTCTGTCAAACATTTCGAATG TTATTGATACCGGTGAAAGGCGAAGAATCAGAAAAAGAATACTTGAGAGTAAGCGGTCGAAGAATAAAACTTCTTCTTCCAATGTTGGTGTGACGTTACGTGATAAAGAAAACTCATCTCACGTATCTAATGTTACAAATCAGATAGATATGACAATCTCTTTTCAGAGAAGTGTAGATGCTACGCTATCTTCATATACTAATAGTAATT ATATAGGTGATTTTGACAGAATTCCTCTTTCAGCCATTTCTACAG TTATTGATACTGCAGAAAGACGAAGTATCCGAAAAGCAATAATTGACAAAAAGAAGGGAAAGAAAAAAACTTCTACTACAAACGTTGATGTCGGCATACGTGGGAAAGAAAACGTATCTCAAGTCTCTAATGTTACACATAATATAAATACGACAATCCCGTTACATGGAAGTTTGAATGGTATGCCTGCGTTACTTGATACAAACTTTT CCA GTAATGATAATTTGCAAAACAACGATCTTTCTGTATGTACCCCTGGCGTATATTCGATTAACTCAAATATCTTGACATATACCAATTCGACTTCAGCATCTAACCGAACATCACTTAGTAAGTTGTCAGCCGGAAAGCGCAAACTGAAGCACAAGTCACGTGATTTATCCCCAGTAGTTATGCAAAGTTTGGAATCGGGTGATCCTAGCAATGCTGAAATTTTTGTTCCAGATCCTTATAAAGGAATTTCAAGTG AGTACATAGATCATGGTGATCAAGTTGTTATATGTGATATTTGTCATGCCAGACTTCCGAAGCTGGAAAAG GTTGATTCGAAAATAAACAAGGGAAATGCTCCATTCATATACCGAATTAGTGGTCAAAATTTTCATAGCTTAGGTAGTCTAAAACCAGCTAATGGCAAGCAAGCTAAGTTTTCTCAACTATACATATACGATACTGAGAACGAGGTATATAACAGACAAAGTGTATTGGG GCAACAGGTAACTTCACATGAACAGGAGTTGGACGTCGAAATAATTGGATACCTTAAAGATTTTTTAGATTCCCATAATGAGTTGGTTAAATCTTACAGAATGGTACGAAACCATTTTCAACAAAATCCGGGAGCAAACCTTAAGCTCCGACTTATTTACAACAGAGACAAAGATGGAAGAACTTATAATCTGCCATCCTCGACTGAAGTAGCTGCTTTGATTGTCGATGATTTAGATGCTTCTGTTGATCGTCGTGACATTGTTGTTGAAACTCAATCTGGTATGCTTAAACGTATTAGTGAGTTACATCCATCCTACCTTGCTCTTCAATAtcctatttttttcccgtttggtGATGATGGATATAGAATCGACATTCCTCATAGGGATGGTGTAACAACCAAGAAAAAAATACGACCAAAATGCACAATGCGGGAATTCTTTGCATATCAAATACAGGATCGCATTAGTGGTTATTCTTTGGTTTTAAACGGAAGAAGACTGTTCCAACAGTTTTTGGTTGACGCTTACACTATGGTTGAAAGCGAAAGGTTAAATTTCATACGTGGTAAGCAGAAGAATCTACGATCCGAGACATTTGAAAATTTACAAAAGTATAAGCACACAGGTCAAGAAAATTTATCGAACACCGGTCAAAAGGTAATTCTGCCTTCTTCCTTTACTGGAGGGGCTCGGTTCATGCAACAAAACTACCTTGATGCTATGGCTTTATGTAAATGGTTTGGATACCCAGATTTTTTCATAACCATTACATGCAATCCTAAATGGCCTGAAATTTCAAGATTTCTTAAAGATACTTCAATTAAACCAGAAGACAGACCAGATATACTATGTCGATTGTTCAAGATGAAGTTGGATTCAATGATTAAAGATCTAAAGGATAACAAATTTTTTGGTGAAATAAACGCAG TTGTTTATACCGTTGAATTTCAAAAACGTGGCCTACCTCATGCacacatttgtttattcatgaaAGTCGATCATAAACTTCCCACCGTAGATCACATAGATCCTTTTATTTCAGCTGAAATTCCAGACAAATCCGAAGATCCGCAGTTATACTCACTTGTGTCTGAGTATATGATTCACGGTCCTTGTGGGAATGCTGACTTGAGCTGTCCTTGCATGGTTGACAAAAGATGTTCTAAACGATTTCCTAAAAAGTTTTCTGCTCAAACTATTATTGACTCAAGTGGTTTTCCGGTTTATCAAAGAAGAGATTGTGGTCGTACTGTTATAAAGAAAG CTGGCTCCATAAAGTACCTTTTCAAGTACATTAACAAAGGTCCTGACCGGGCTACCGCCGTTGTGTTTTGCGAAGCAGAAGGGTCTAGCATTCAGAAACCAAAAGACGAAATAAAAGAGTACTACGATTGTAGATACATATCTGCTTGTGAAGCTTCTTGGAGAATTTTCTCAAATGAAGTGCATTATAGATATCCTGCTGTAATGAGGCTTCCTTTTCATTTACCTGGTCAGCATAATGTTGTATATGGTGCagatgatgatattgaagatgTCTTGAGCAAACCATCCGTTGCTTCTTCGATGTTTTTGAAATGGTTTGAATTAAATCAACGTGATGACGAAGCATGTAAATTGACTTATGTCGAGTTCCCACAAAAGTATGTTTGGAATGTAAAAGATAGACGCTGGCAAATACGAAAAAGGTATCAAACTGTTGGTAGAATTCATTCCGTTTCAATTGCTTCTGGTGAACCTTATTATTTAAGGATTCTCCTAAACAAAGTCAGGGGTCCCAAATCATTTGAAGATATTCGAACAGTTAATGGAGAGTTATTCCCCACTTTTAAAGACGCATGCTATGCAATGGGTCTTCTAGATGATGACAACGAATATGTTGAAGCAATTAAAGAAGCAAGTTTTGATGGTCATTGTCGGTATTTAAGAGCATTATTTGCCACAATGCTGTTAACAAATACTCTAACAAGACCTGAATTTGTTTGGGATAAAACGTGGCATTTATTAGGAGACGATATTTTGTACAGACGTCGGAAAGAGAAACGTATCCCTG ATTTAACGCTTCCTGAAGATCAACTGAAAAATCAGATTTTGTTTGAAATTGAGAATTATTTAATTTCCAAAGGTTCATCTTTAAGTAAGTTTACTACAATGTCTTATCCTGATCATCACTCTTTACGTCAAATTACCAACCGTCTAATCAACGATGAATTATCCCAAGACACAAATGAGTTGCAAACTGAGTTTTGTCAAATGAAAGAATGTCTAACTGAAGAGCAGTCGAAGGTTCTTAATGAAATTATGCATGCAATCGATAGTCAAAATGGAGGGTTGTTTTTTGTATATGGTTATGGTGGAACTGGGAAGACTTTTTTGTGGAAGACATTGGCTTCTGCAATTAGATCTAAAGGACAGATTGTGTTGAATGTTGCTTCGAGTGGTATTGCTTCGTTATTACTATCTAAAGGAAGGACGGCACATTCTAGGTTTAAAATCCCCATTAACTTGACAGAAGACTCCATGTGCCACATTAAGCCAAACGATGATGTTGCTGACCTACTAAAAGAGGCAAAGTTGATTATATGGGACGAAGCCCCTATGGTCCACAAGCATGCTTTTGAGGCACTAGATAGAACAATGAAAGACGTTTTATCGTCTTCTATGGGTCACCAGTCTGAACTTCCATTTGGGGGTAAAGTTATTGTTTTTGGTGGGGACTTTAGACAAATCCTCCCGGTCATTCCTAATGGTACTAGACAACAAATTGTCAATGCATCTTTGAGTTCTTCATATATATGGTCAGAATGCAAGGTTTTAAAATTAACAAAAAACATGAGGTTGACAGTTGGAGCTCAAACATCTAACGTTGAGTCTATTGAGAAATTTGCAAGATGGCTACTTGATATTGGTGAAGGAAACCTTGGTTCagaaaatgatggtgaagcacttaTAGAGATACCGGATGACTTAGCAATCACCGATTTGGACGATCCAATACAAAGTTTAATCGACTTTGTTTATCCTTCAATtttagaaaattacaaaaaatctGGATTCTTTTCTGAGAGAGCTATTTTAGCACCAAAAAATGAAGTTGTTCATGAAATTAATGATCGTTTACTTTCGTTATTTCCGGGTGAAGAAAAAGAGTATTTGAGCTCTGACAGTATATGTCAAACAGAGCAAGTACTTGATTCTTTCCAACAAGATTTGTATTCGGCTGATAATTTGAATGCTCTTAAAATAGCCGGTTTACCTAATCATAAGTTGGTTCTTAAAGTGGGTGTTCCTGTAATGCTTCTTCGAAACATTGATCAACAAAGTGGTCTATGTAATGGAACTAGACTTCAAATAACCTTTCTCGGTAAACGAGTTATTGAAGCTGAAGTAATATCAGGTGGGAATATTGGTACTAGAGTTTATATTCCAAGGATTTCAATGATTCCTTCTGACAAGAAGATACCGTTTCAGTTTCAAAGAAGGCAATTTCCGTTGTCAGTATGTTTTGCTATGACAATTAACAAAAGTCAAGGGCAGTCTTTATTAAGAGTTGGGCTATATTTAAAGGATCCAGTTTTTAGTCATGGCCAGTTGTACGTTGCTTTATCGAGAGTGAAGACGAGAGAAGGTGTCAAAATTTTAGCGTACGATGCTGATGGTAAACCTTCGAAGCAGACATCAAATGTGGTTTACAAGGAGATATTTGGTAACTTGTGA
- the LOC118488883 gene encoding uncharacterized protein LOC118488883 translates to MGDNSDDDVLEISRDEYVHKVDEALRKDYGFFFSHEEQNVDQDLCIQQQDAITMKEGVGETSKAKQHDVDCTSKGIIAEGSQSLKNDVKENIRSVGSSKSKNPLHGKKSRKPTIPEDPEFLNFTRKGEYRLRLPVGVSNRAGFTKKLHTLKFENLQGQIVSLWRKMMHGRPNVTYRVDMICMDEQGDMILANCLHKILPRFDHHFKLDEVLLISRASIAPNHATINYTKDKRKLTFTLFSQIEKSVDWCGPKYSFSFVNFKDVVENKVDVGTTVDFIGYVEVCFNMEDTDKKDGSKGKRLNIRVKDIEGHQVIATLWDSFAIEMHDYFNNSNREKHVVMVIHFGVVNLYIDKKGLSTSFDISRMFINSDLDEITSFKKCFVDKFASTPSESDNVGSYMISSAEDEFLNNTGFVLSAYLSTIQKPKKVILVGTVIGICTDKIWYYNACNHCKSSVEETYVTVDNEDGSGGLDEKRIVMCTNAKCKGVDIVSFPRYKIPIRVQDSYGTVTLTLFDFEAFKLFKKTAKELVEVHDEELASGGVPKPYPELFDILVGQKLGFIINVLEFNIIHQVENYGISMLTSDLNILAGLYAKFKIHEYENSESTGAQPSGIQSVACDVSKDEVSFTGDNETPLSKGLDNDAKTISSGEVKRNLHDVYDADDTLGSSSTKRRVNDGKDECPYSEGGNMLTPKIEK, encoded by the exons ATGGGGGACAATTccgatgatgatgttcttgaaatATCTCGTGATGAGTACGTTCATAAAGTAGACGAG GCGTTACGTAAAGATTATGGCTTCTTTTTTTCACATGAAGAACAAAATGTCGACCAG gatctttgcATTCAGCAACAAGATGCTATCACCATGAAGGAGGGAGTTGGAGAAACAAGTAAGGCTAAACAACATGACGTTGATTGTACTTCCAAGGGAATTATAGCTGAAGGATCTCAATCTCTCAAAAATGAT GTAAAGGAAAATATAAGGTCTGTTGGTAGTTCCAAGTCTAAGAATCCTCTACATggaaagaaatctagaaaacccaCTATTCCTGAAGATCCGGAGTTTTTGAATTTTACACGTAAAGGGGAATACAGGCTG CGTCTTCCTGTCGGGGTATCAAACCGCGCTGGTTTTACAAAGAAGCTGCATACACTTAAGTTTGAAAACCTGCAGGGGCAG ATAGTTTCgttgtggaggaagatgatgcATGGACGCCCCAATGTAACATATCGCGTTGACATGATATGCATGGATGAACAG GGTGATATGATTTTGGCAAATTGTCTTCATAAGATATTGCCAAGGTTTGATCATCACTTTAAACTCGACGAAGTTCTTCTCATCAGCAGGGCATCTATTGCACCAAACCATGCAACTATCAACTACACCAAGGATAAGCGGAAGTTAACATTTACGCTTTTCAGTCAGATTGAAAAAAGTGTTGATTGGTGTGGTCCGAAGTATTCTTTCTCTTTTGTGAATTTCAAAGATGTTGTTGAAAATAAAGTTGATGTTGGTACAACTGTTG ATTTCATAGGGTATGTTGAAGTCTGCTTCAATATGGAAGACACGGATAAAAAAGATGGTTCCAAAGGCAAGAGATTGAACATAAGAGTTAAAGATATTGA GGGTCATCAAGTTATTGCTACATTGTGGGATTCATTTGCCATAGAAATGCATGATTACTTTAATAATTCAAATAGAGAGAAGCATGTCGTTATGGTGATTCACTTTGGTGTCGTCAATCTTTACATAG ATAAGAAAGGATTGTCAACTTCCTTTGATATCAGTAGAATGTTCATCAACTCTGATCTTGATGAAATAACATCATTCAAGAAGTG CTTTGTTGACAAGTTTGCATCAACACCATCTGAAAGTGACAATGTTGGCTCATATATGATATCATCTGCTGAGGATGAGTTTCTGAACAACACTGGGTTTGTTTTGTCAGCTTATCTCAGTACCATTCAAAAG CCCAAGAAGGTCATATTGGTTGGTACAGTAATCGGGATATGCACTGATAAAATATGGTACTATAATGCTTGCAACCACTGCAAATCCAGTGTTGAAGAAACATATGTTACTGTTGACAATGAGGATGGTTCTGGTGGTTTGGATGAGAAAAGGATTGTCATGTGTACAAACGCTAAATGTAAAGGAGTTGATATTGTGTCCTTTCCTCG ataCAAGATTCCTATTCGCGTGCAAGACTCATACGGTACCGTGACTCTTACACTATTTGATTTTGAGGCTTTTAAGCTTTTCAAAAAAACTGCAAAAGAGTTGGTTGAAGTGCATGATGAG GAGTTGGCTTCTGGAGGCGTTCCCAAACCTTATCCGGAACTGTTTGACATTTTAGTTGGGCAAAAACTTGGTTTTATCATCAATGTTTTAGAGTTTAACATTATACACCAAGTTGAGAACTACGGAATCTCAATGCTCACGTCTGATCTGAATATTCTTGCTGGACTCTACGCTAAATTTAAAATACATGAG TATGAGAATTCTGAATCAACCGGGGCTCAACCGTCTGGAATTCAATCTGTTGCTTGTGATGTTTCAAAG GATGAGGTATCGTTCACTGGTGATAACGAAACACCGTTGTCCAAAGGTTTGGATAACGATGCAAAGACAATATCTTCTGGTGAGGTGAAACGTAATCTTCACGATGTTTATGATGCTGATGATACACTTGGATCTTCGTCAACAAAACGTCGTGTTAATGATGGGAAAGATGAATGCCCATATTCTGAAGGTGGTAACATGTTGACTCCAAAAATCGAGAAGTAG
- the LOC110921884 gene encoding uncharacterized protein LOC110921884, with protein sequence MVCFCFLVDQTREVRRSKLAAGVCSRCGGGASVADMKTSTRFCLVPLYWKSWSAVMCTYCGAILKSYH encoded by the coding sequence ATGGTGTGCTTTTGTTTTCTGGTGGACCAAACTCGGGAAGTAAGGCGGAGCAAGCTTGCAGCAGGGGTTTGTTCTAGGTGCGGCGGGGGAGCAAGCGTGGCGGATATGAAGACCTCCACCAGGTTCTGCCTTGTGCCATTGTACTGGAAATCATGGAGTGCTGTTATGTGCACTTATTGTGGCGCCATTCTTAAATCTTATCACTGA
- the LOC110924817 gene encoding uncharacterized protein LOC110924817, which yields MSANRDISYDLFLKDTTITNLGAVWEISMPKSVVIVGTVISVNKCWYHMTCPKCSHEATLEVEELFAPDCFDDFQQFDVYYCSNYQCSENTVEPVPKFKINLEVADESDDVELILFHDQAVQLFNKSPKLLIEENKMSDDIMKLPEEIKLIVGKVFAFKIEVTEYNLVHYDEVYGITHISDDANLIVKIKNNFVSLQDQKNVNGKRCVNEVKDIHVIEHSVSTKRKTIG from the exons ATGTCTGCAAACAGAGATATCTCATATGATTTATTTCTTAAAGATACAACCATCACTAATCTTGGTGCCGTATGGGAAATATCAATG CCAAAAAGTGTTGTTATTGTTGGTACTGTTATTAGTGTTAACAAATGTTGGTACCATATGACATGCCCTAAGTGTTCACACGAAGCCACTTTGGAGGTCGAGGAACTTTTTGCACCTGATTGTTTTGATGATTTTCAACAATTTGATGTTTATTACTGCTCCAATTATCAATGTTCTGAGAATACAGTTGAACCTGTTCCGAAGTTCAAAATTAATCTTGAAGTTGCTGATGAGTCGGATGATGTTGAGCTGATTTTGTTTCACGACCAGGCCGTTCAGCTTTTTAATAAGTCGCCAAAACTTTTGATTGAAGAGAACAAAATG TCTGACGATATTATGAAGCTTCCAGAAGAAATAAAGTTAATTGTTGGGAAAGTTTTCGCTTTCAAGATAGAAGTCACCGAGTACAATTTGGTTCATTATGACGAGGTTTATGGAATTACCCATATAAGCGATGATGCAAACCTTATTGTTAAGATTAAGAACAACTTTGTTTCTCTACAG GATCAGAAAAATGTGAATGGCAAACGATGTGTTAATGAAGTTAAAGACATTCATGTGATTGAACACTCTGTTTCAACAAAACGCAAGACCATCGGTTGA